One stretch of Brettanomyces nanus chromosome 4, complete sequence DNA includes these proteins:
- the GCN3 gene encoding translation initiation factor eIF-2B subunit alpha (BUSCO:EOG09342LDQ) — protein MSVSPKFDIKEAYLKFLRDDPEMTMPVAAIEALLTMLKIQQPSTSSELIRLLDDATKQLKSSVSNAISLSAGCDMFMRFVLRNLHLYSDWESCKKHLVENGQLFLQRAKDSRNRIAKVGINFINDDDTILVHSYSRVVLSLLEYAKSRFVRFRVFATEACPDKGENNGIKMARLLKKMGISVCLIPDSQVGFVINKVDKVFMGAEGVSESGGIINHMGSFQIGVLAKNANKPVYVVAESHKFVRMFPLAQDDLPPEMGTKLIFTTDLDEGLVDHPNVDFTPHQYITALISDLGVLTPSAVSEELIKMWYD, from the coding sequence ATGTCGGTCAGTCCCAAATTCGATATCAAGGAAGCATACCTTAAGTTTCTTAGAGATGATCCCGAAATGACGATGCCGGTGGCAGCCATCGAGGCTCTCTTAACTATGCTTAAGATCCAACAGCCGAGTACATCGTCAGAGTTAATTCGTCTACTAGACGATGCGACAAAACAGTTGAAAAGTTCGGTTTCGAACGCCATTTCATTGTCTGCAGGTTGTGATATGTTCATGAGATTTGTTCTTAGAAACCTCCATCTTTATTCGGATTGGGAATCGTGCAAAAAGCACTTGGTGGAGAATGGTCAGTTGTTCTTGCAGAGGGCCAAGGATAGCAGAAACCGTATAGCCAAGGTTGGAATTaacttcatcaatgatgatgataccaTCTTGGTTCATTCATATTCCAGGGTTGTTCTCAGCTTATTGGAGTATGCCAAGTCAAGATTTGTCCGTTTCAGAGTGTTTGCTACAGAGGCCTGTCCTGATAAGGGAGAGAATAATGGTATTAAGATGGCCCGGTTGCTAAAGAAGATGGGAATTTCTGTGTGCCTCATTCCAGATTCACAGGTCGGATTTGTCATTAATAAGGTGGATAAGGTGTTCATGGGAGCTGAGGGAGTGTCTGAAAGTGGTGGCATCATCAATCATATGGGTTCGTTCCAGATAGGAGTCTTAGCCAAGAATGCTAATAAGCCGGTTTATGTGGTGGCCGAATCGCATAAGTTTGTTCGCATGTTCCCATTAGCTCAGGATGATTTACCGCCAGAGATGGGGACTAAACTTATATTCACTACGGACTTGGATGAAGGTCTTGTAGATCATCCAAATGTCGACTTTACGCCTCATCAGTACATAACGGCGCTTATTTCTGACTTGGGAGTACTAACTCCTTCTGCTGTTAGTGAGGAATTGATTAAGATGTGGTATGATTAG
- a CDS encoding uncharacterized protein (BUSCO:EOG09343MWQ), translated as MSFRRRGEILSRSERIITGSLREDRVPTRRPVSLRRGGGLSGPNAPRALGILGTAGTTGTQATQGTPDLHLAIKPSLLTSTPTTSTGSVDIDLILGHQGLPLGSSLLVEEDGATDFASTLIKLFLAQGVVHNRISSSGATHDIVVGVPWEWAASLPGIYKGSTREQKRKKLEQIQKRISVTNVIDQQSEQSSDLKIAWRYGLQQRQQQQQQLSTDTETDPSSQYPSYNSSFDITTNLVPAANPKELSCIPIGDSYNGILSQINSVIQRYSDKLIRIALPLFLNPMVYSGDNFLNPCEVIRFLHSLKSILKRHKDRVVMMITLNLDLYPRDSAMVTIIESSLIDGVIELKPFDPELYEYLERIYRKQPTKVKHGHLNVYKIPILSDLGLMKVSEMELCFKNGKKRFEVERWSIPVDEGETEDKDEIKSPSQLDF; from the coding sequence ATGTCgtttagaagaagagggGAGATTCTCAGCAGGTCAGAGAGAATTATTACGGGCTCGTTGAGGGAGGATCGGGTGCCGACACGGAGGCCTGTCAGCTTACGCCGTGGAGGTGGTCTCAGTGGACCAAATGCACCCCGTGCGCTTGGCATCCTCGGTACTGCAGGCACCACCGGTACCCAGGCAACCCAGGGAACCCCAGATTTGCACCTCGCAATCAAGCCATCTCTACTCACCTCTACACCAACCACATCAACTGGTTCAGTCGATATTGACCTCATATTGGGCCATCAGGGTCTCCCATTGGGCTCCTCGCTACTTGTAGAAGAGGATGGGGCTACAGATTTCGCCTCTACGTTGATCAAACTATTCTTGGCTCAAGGTGTTGTCCATAAcagaatttcttcatctggAGCCACTCATGATATAGTAGTTGGCGTTCCCTGGGAGTGGGCTGCTTCATTACCTGGCATCTACAAGGGCTCTACAAGAGAACAGAAGCGTAAGAAGCTCGAGCAAATTCAAAAGAGAATCAGTGTAACCAATGTCATTGATCAGCAATCTGAACAGTCTTCGGATCTCAAGATTGCCTGGAGATACGGACTTCAACAGAgacagcaacagcaacagcagctcTCTACAGACACAGAAACTGACCCATCTTCGCAATATCCCAGTTATAATTCGTCATTTGATATCACCACTAACTTGGTTCCCGCTGCCAACCCGAAGGAACTCAGTTGTATTCCCATTGGGGACAGTTATAACGGTATTTTAAGTCAAATCAATAGTGTTATTCAACGATACTCGGATAAATTGATTCGTATAGCTCTTCCCTTGTTCCTCAACCCAATGGTGTACAGTGGTGACAACTTTCTAAATCCATGTGAAGTGATCCGGTTTCTTCATTCACTCAAATCGATTCTCAAAAGACATAAAGATCGTGTcgtgatgatgataacgTTAAATTTGGACTTGTATCCACGTGATAGTGCAATGGTTACCATTATCGAGTCGAGTTTGATCGATGGTGTCATTGAATTGAAACCGTTTGACCCAGAACTTTATGAATATCTAGAAAGAATCTACCGGAAACAGCCGACAAAGGTGAAGCACGGGCATTTAAACGTCTACAAGATTCCAATATTGAGTGATCTGGGCCTAATGAAAGTGAGCGAGATGGAATTGTGCTTTAAAAACGGTAAGAAACGGTTCGAAGTGGAACGGTGGAGTATCCCTGTGGATGAGGGAGAGACGGAGGACAAAGACGAGATCAAAAGCCCAAGTCAATTGGACTTCTAA
- a CDS encoding uncharacterized protein (EggNog:ENOG41), whose amino-acid sequence MGTDKWDHPKDRFFTHNGYADQAPNHVKKDGFGKGNWGKPGDEVQDLISEGAIPAEIMDKQRRGSNTSSNEDKLAKVQMNSVKE is encoded by the exons ATGGG AACAGATAAATGGGATCACCCTAAGGACCGTTTCTTTACCCACAATGGATATGCCGACCAGGCTCCGAATCACGTGAAGAAGGATGGCTTTGGTAAGGGAAACTGGGGTAAGCCAGGCGACGAAGTTCAGGACTTAATTAGCGAGGGTGCAATTCCCGCTGAGATCATGGACAAGCAACGCCGTGGTTCCAATACTAGTTCCAATGAGGACAAGCTTGCCAAGGTTCAAATGAACAGCGTCAAGGAATGA
- the BGL2 gene encoding glycoside hydrolase 3 protein (CAZy:GH17): MKFSYSLLTTIALVASSVSAEGSLGFNLGVENNDGTCKSSSDYESNLDILSSYSQVLKVYSVSDCNTLEYLGPAAETKGFKLALGVWPTPDSKFSSEKEALQSYLPKISKSTVQSFLVGSEALYREDMTAQELADDINTIKTLLSDIVDKNGDSYSDVPVGTVDSWNVLVDGANTAAIKAADVVYANAFSYWQGQAMNNASFSFFDDIMQAMQSIQTIKGTTDIEFWVGETGWPTEGSNYGSAVPSVDNAAQFWQEGICAMRGWGINTFVFEAFDEAWKPETSGSSVEPYWGVFDKDGNIKFDISCDFTS, encoded by the coding sequence ATGAAGTTTTCTTACAGTTTGTTGACGACGATTGCTTTGgttgcttcttctgtttctgcGGAAGGTTCTTTGGGTTTCAACTTGGGTGTTGAGAACAACGATGGTACTTGTAAGTCTAGCAGTGATTATGAGTCCAACTTggatattctttcttcgtATTCTCAGGTCTTGAAGGTTTACTCCGTTTCTGACTGTAATACGCTTGAGTATTTGGGCCCGGCTGCTGAGACCAAAGGCTTCAAGTTAGCTCTAGGTGTTTGGCCTACTCCTGACAGTAAGTTTTCTTCAGAAAAGGAAGCTTTGCAGTCCTATCTTCCTAAAATCTCAAAGTCTACCGTTCAGTCCTTTTTGGTCGGTTCAGAGGCTCTTTACAGAGAAGATATGACCGCTCAGGAATTGgctgatgatatcaatacGATTaaaactcttctttctgataTTGTGGACAAGAATGGTGACTCCTATAGTGATGTGCCTGTTGGAACTGTTGACTCGTGGAATGTTTTAGTTGACGGTGCCAATACTGCTGCTATTAAGGCTGCCGATGTTGTCTACGCTAATGCTTTCTCTTACTGGCAAGGACAGGCTATGAACAATgcctccttctccttctttgatgaCATTATGCAAGCTATGCAATCCATCCAGACAATCAAGGGTACTACCGACATTGAGTTCTGGGTTGGAGAAACTGGCTGGCCAACTGAGGGTTCTAACTATGGTTCTGCTGTTCCAAGTGTCGATAATGCTGCTCAGTTCTGGCAAGAAGGTATCTGTGCCATGAGAGGTTGGGGTATTAACACTTTCGTTTTCGAGGCCTTCGATGAAGCCTGGAAGCCCGAGACTTCCGGCTCTTCCGTTGAGCCTTACTGGGGTGTCTTTGACAAGGACGGCAATATTAAGTTCGACATTTCTTGTGACTTTACCTCATAA
- a CDS encoding uncharacterized protein (BUSCO:EOG09340JAD), giving the protein MNGSSDTSQTDSTDVKGGLPGSGNSDSPQSPFSPASASSVSSSPVSASDDITLVANSAGKKVPKVIHYQPQRGTFDETTAVNGDSGSSTFRGVSSLASAATTASSSAAAAAQARVSQLQYNHNRVALDRSINTAAEFVHELRQENKTQPIHYPMTEDPDLDARLNSRDSRIAIMRQKSYSDSPEPTSTSEDSPFQILKIFFRFDPASGDVVGNLDKGALASLIDDKLSQVLRHLSSLKDRIDDTSSKVLVTGDLNSGKSAFCNALLRREVLPEDQEPCTSVFCEIIDALENDGVEEVHAVPIGSKYDIDDHRTFCKFQVSDLGELVYEAKTYSLLVIYVKDSRPPEQSLLRNGVIDIKLIDAPGLNLDSYHTTQLYSRQEEIDLVVFVVNAENHFTLSGREFISSAANDKNLIFVVVNKFDQIKNKDRCRGMIMQQLQPLSPETFKNADEFVHFVSAQNAIKPDGDPKGDPDEPDNNGDGRPDFDRLEASLRNFILEKRSLSKLLPAKTYLCKLYDDIARLAEINEKLYKDSRSAIKAQFDEVSPQYKDNVQNSVKVNEAIMKLIEDSSEKAYDYSRAHIREVIDGVGQAPLGVAFKGYSDISRFAISTQEGVINRILESVAESEDFARNNTSCAIDDIRRIGRQYLDEGSMPATKFVPEAMYSRKRDLFQRRIDTTFSFTDFVDPSLESFCKVCGVKLPSRTISAVIWAAFSKLWKTGLSGLVVMYGPHMFSTMTGIQSMSSLLPQAVTKKVLPWTVMGICIGLPIYYFYKDAPRAYQRKVVKKIKKELENEDYLSVNSLRISKEVRKVLNYPANDVSIGLNALIETSNSKRAKLIREMKKGESCTEFYGELIGRVKQQRNIVESYDLIGVD; this is encoded by the coding sequence ATGAATGGATCGTCTGATACATCACAAACTGATTCGACGGATGTGAAGGGCGGTCTACCGGGCTCAGGCAACTCTGATTCACCCCAATCGCCTTTTTCACCGGCATCTGCGTCGTCTGTATCGTCTTCCCCTGTATCTGCATCGGATGATATCACTCTTGTTGCAAACAGTGCCGGTAAAAAGGTACCAAAAGTTATCCACTACCAGCCACAACGTGGCACCTTTGATGAGACAACTGCTGTCAACGGGGATTCTGGAAGCTCTACCTTTCGTGGTGTTTCATCATTAGCATCTGCTGCCACTactgcatcttcatctgctgcAGCAGCTGCTCAGGCTAGAGTATCTCAGTTACAGTATAACCACAACCGCGTAGCGCTTGATAGGTCCATCAATACAGCAGCTGAATTTGTTCATGAGCTTCGTCAGGAGAACAAAACACAACCTATACATTATCCAATGACGGAAGATCCGGATCTGGATGCCAGGTTAAACTCTAGGGATTCGAGAATAGCCATTATGCGCCAGAAATCATACTCAGATTCGCCAGAGCCAACTTCTACGTCGGAAGATTCTCCTTTCCAGATTCTCAAGATCTTTTTTAGATTCGATCCAGCCTCTGGTGATGTTGTAGGTAATCTAGATAAAGGAGCCCTTGCTTCTTTAATCGATGATAAACTTTCGCAGGTGCTCAGACatctttcatcattgaaagatCGTATCGATGACACCTCATCCAAAGTTCTTGTCACTGGAGATTTGAATTCAGGAAAATCGGCTTTTTGTAATGCATTATTACGTCGCGAAGTACTTCCAGAGGATCAGGAGCCTTGCACTAGCGTCTTTTGTGAGATCATCGATGCTCTTGAGAATGACGGTGTTGAGGAAGTACATGCTGTACCAATCGGATCTAAATATGATATCGACGATCATCGTACCTTTTGCAAGTTCCAGGTATCTGATTTGGGCGAACTAGTCTACGAGGCCAAGACATATTCACTTTTGGTGATCTATGTGAAGGACAGTCGTCCTCCAGAGCAGAGCTTATTAAGAAACGGGGTCATCGATATAAAACTAATTGATGCTCCTGGTTTAAACTTGGATTCATATCATACCACACAACTCTATTCACGGCAGGAAGAGATCGATCTTGTGGTGTTTGTCGTAAACGCAGAAAACCATTTTACGCTTTCGGGACGTGAATTCATATCAAGTGCTGCCAATGACAAGAACTTGATCTTTGTAGTGGTGAATAAGTTTGATCAAATTAAGAATAAGGATCGGTGCCGTGGCATGATTATGCAGCAActtcaacctctttctccGGAGACATTTAAGAATGCAGACGAGTTTGTGCATTTTGTGTCTGCTCAGAATGCTATCAAACCAGATGGAGATCCTAAAGGAGATCCCGACGAACCCGATAACAATGGTGATGGCCGGCCAGACTTTGATCGGTTAGAAGCATCATTGAGAAACTTCATTCTTGAGAAAAGGTCGCTCTCTAAACTACTACCTGCGAAGACGTATCTCTGTAAGTTGTATGACGATATTGCTAGACTTGCCGAAATTAACGAGAAACTGTACAAAGACAGTCGGTCTGCTATCAAGGCGCAGTTTGATGAAGTGAGTCCACAGTACAAGGACAATGTTCAGAACTCTGTGAAGGTGAATGAGGCAATAATGAAACTTATCGAGGATTCGTCAGAAAAAGCATATGATTATTCAAGAGCACACATTCGAGAAGTTATTGACGGTGTGGGGCAGGCTCCATTGGGAGTTGCATTTAAGGGTTATTCGGACATATCCAGGTTTGCCATTTCAACTCAAGAGGGAGTGATCAACCGAATCCTAGAAAGTGTTGCAGAGTCGGAAGATTTTGCTAGAAATAACACGTCCTGTGCAATCGACGACATCCGGCGTATAGGCAGACAATATCTTGACGAGGGCAGCATGCCAGCTACGAAATTTGTTCCAGAAGCAATGTATTCCAGGAAGAGAGACTTGTTCCAACGCCGAATCGACACTACGTTTAGCTTCACCGACTTTGTGGACCCTAGTCTTGAGAGTTTCTGTAAAGTATGTGGAGTGAAGCTTCCATCGAGAACAATTAGCGCAGTTATTTGGGCAGCATTTTCCAAGCTATGGAAAACAGGACTCTCTGGATTGGTTGTGATGTATGGCCCACATATGTTTTCCACCATGACCGGAATACAGTCCATGAGCTCACTTTTACCCCAGGCAGTGACGAAGAAAGTTCTTCCGTGGACTGTCATGGGAATTTGCATTGGTCTACCTATCTACTACTTCTACAAAGACGCACCACGAGCCTACCAACGGAAAGTggtaaagaagatcaagaaggaaCTGGAAAACGAGGACTATCTGAGCGTGAACTCTTTGCGGATATCAAAGGAGGTGCGCAAAGTACTCAACTATCCAGCGAACGACGTTTCCATCGGACTGAATGCACTGATTGAGACGAGCAACAGCAAGCGAGCCAAGCTAATTAGGGAAATGAAGAAGGGCGAAAGTTGCACCGAATTCTACGGAGAGTTGATTGGCAGGGTGAAGCAGCAGCGAAATATAGTGGAATCATACGACTTGATAGGGGTCGACTAA
- a CDS encoding uncharacterized protein (BUSCO:EOG093422NO), whose protein sequence is MSQGYSLDSYRALYEKGSVEEYSKYPNSTTIGFIIYLCTTECYERLMNMGFRRSGTFLYRSDLLRNCCRLYTIRTNLKFIQHATKGHRHTVNRFETFLKGKDQKQKKHSAGVSFNLKERILNLETTVDPDRFHTVIGPIHATEQKYLLFKKYQIRVHHEKEDDISFKGFKRFLCQTPFEGNVVDHNEAYWKRLNENWRNGSFEESDSDEIVGPVHECYYLDNQLVAIAVLDILPESISSVYLIWDPDYAHLGLGNLSALRELVLTQMLGKKYYYMGYYIDDCPKMRYKAKFGGEILDVCSGKYVRLDRARPFIEGGKLAVLKIKRDNEDTSLVLNEFEMQDGMDDETIIKDEPLINVAEQIYGIDGGSFTKAERTAQKLPESLISHSASSNEDYWRSDEKETVKLPAVSPGLMPLWQINEIYQDGSLKKSLENAYLYDQDNPGYYQFQADRDSKRMKLLVDLIRLIGLKQFEYPTLCIV, encoded by the coding sequence ATGTCTCAAGGCTATTCGCTTGATAGCTATAGAGCTCTGTACGAAAAAGGATCCGTCGAAGAGTACTCTAAGTATCCTAATTCCACCACTATAGGGTTTATCATCTATCTGTGCACAACAGAGTGCTACGagagattgatgaatatgGGATTCAGGCGGTCTGGAACTTTTCTCTACCGGTCGGATCTATTACGTAACTGTTGTCGCTTGTACACTATACGAACGAACCTCAAGTTCATACAGCATGCTACCAAGGGCCATCGCCATACGGTGAACCGGTTCGAGACGTTTTTGAAGGGCAAAGatcaaaagcaaaagaagcattcgGCTGGTGTCTCGTTCAATCTTAAGGAGAGAATTCTTAATCTAGAAACCACTGTAGACCCGGATCGATTTCATACTGTGATTGGACCTATTCACGCTACTGAGCAAAAGTATTTacttttcaagaagtaCCAAATACGGGTTCATCATGAAAAGGAAGATGACATTTCTTTTAAAGGGTTCAAAAGGTTTCTATGCCAAACTCCATTCGAAGGAAATGTTGTGGATCACAATGAAGCATattggaagagattgaaCGAGAACTGGAGAAATGGATCGTTTGAAGAGAGTGATTCCGACGAAATTGTTGGTCCTGTGCACGAATGCTACTATTTAGACAACCAGTTAGTGGCCATTGCAGTGTTGGACATTCTTCCAGAATCGATTTCGTCAGTATATCTCATCTGGGACCCTGACTATGCACATCTAGGACTTGGAAATTTGAGCGCATTGAGAGAATTGGTTCTCACCCAGATGTTGGGAAAGAAATACTACTACATGGGATATTACATAGACGATTGTCCCAAAATGAGATACAAAGCGAAGTTTGGTGGTGAGATCTTGGACGTGTGCAGTGGGAAGTATGTAAGATTGGATAGGGCAAGACCGTTCATCGAAGGAGGTAAGTTGGCAGTACtgaaaataaagagagaCAATGAGGACACGTCATTGGTACTTAATGAGTTTGAGATGCAAGACGGAATGGATGACGAGACCATCATCAAAGACGAGCCATTGATAAATGTGGCTGAGCAGATCTATGGGATAGATGGTGGTTCGTTTACTAAGGCAGAAAGAACTGCACAGAAATTACCAGAGAGCTTGATTAGCCACAGTGCTAGCAGCAACGAAGATTATTGGAGGAGcgatgaaaaagaaacggtGAAGCTTCCGGCAGTTTCTCCGGGATTGATGCCATTGTGGCAGATCAATGAGATATATCAGGACGgcagtttgaagaaatcattAGAAAATGCATATCTATACGACCAAGACAACCCGGGCTACTACCAGTTCCAAGCAGACCGTGACAGCAAGCGCATGAAACTACTCGTTGATCTCATACGATTGATTGGGCTCAAACAGTTCGAGTACCCAACTTTGTGCATAGTCTGA
- a CDS encoding uncharacterized protein (EggNog:ENOG41) yields MPSRGRKNKGFAYVDFKTEAQQTAALSLSETDLNGRNLLIKKSDSYEGRPTRTFPESHNPPSRILFVGNLSFDTTEDQLKNQFMHCGEILRVRMATFEDSGKCKGFAFLDFKDEEGPVAALKDKSCHKMMTRPLRMEFGEDRSKRRVNRSGDQENGGSREIRETRETTTTPKETNHHTTYSAPRATYKTPSTSHDSRPFKRSRDNDYAPNKRLRSSIALAIAQRENPGVKAQGKKVKF; encoded by the coding sequence ATGCCTAGTAGAGGTCGGAAGAACAAAGGATTTGCATACGTGGACTTCAAGACCGAGGCCCAGCAGACAGCTGCATTGTCATTGAGTGAAACAGATCTGAACGGCAGAAACTTGTTGATCAAGAAGTCTGATTCGTACGAGGGGCGGCCAACCAGGACGTTTCCTGAGTCACATAATCCACCTTCGCGGATTTTGTTTGTTGGAAACCTTTCGTTTGACACCACCGAGGACCAGTTGAAAAACCAGTTTATGCACTGTGGAGAGATTCTAAGGGTAAGAATGGCCACTTTTGAGGACAGTGGAAAGTGCAAGGGTTTTGCGTTCTTGGATTTCAAAGACGAGGAAGGACCTGTAGCTGCTCTGAAGGATAAGAGCTGCCATAAAATGATGACCAGACCGTTAAGAATGGAGTTTGGAGAGGACAGGTCAAAGAGACGGGTGAATAGGAGTGGTGATCAGGAGAATGGGGGAAGCCGGGAGATTCGAGAAACTCGCGAgaccaccaccacaccaAAGGAGACTAATCACCACACCACCTACAGTGCTCCTCGGGCCACCTACAAAACCCCATCCACATCACATGACTCTCGACCATTtaaaagaagcagagacAATGACTATGCCCCTAACAAACGACTCAGATCGTCGATCGCTTTGGCTATAGCTCAAAGAGAAAACCCTGGTGTGAAAGCTCAAGGTAAAAAGGTTAAATTCTAA
- a CDS encoding uncharacterized protein (BUSCO:EOG09341759) — protein sequence MFIRSTPCLIRNFRALPFGQLRSVSTTKSFDYQTDLQKVPIDKIRNIGIIAHIDAGKTTTTERMLYYSGLISRIGNVDEGDTVTDYLTQEKDRGITIQSAAVTVPWNQHRINVIDTPGHADFTFEVIRSLRVLDGSVTILDAVAGVEAQTEKVWKQAKDLKIPLIAYVNKMDREGAGYGRTVKEIVGRLGTRSVLVNIPYFMQDKTTKEMLFKGVIDVIDKKLLVWDEDQDGLIGDGRKVTVTDIDTAETARPDLYKQCKDARQSVIEQLGDYDESIIDAFLVTEKYMNVPSSIIKRALRKATIDRYATPILCGSSFKNIGVQPFMDAIIDYLPSPIDVDPPDVISSTHLTHSRKSRNKKGFKNKTSESLPTCMDPKLGCIVNNDKHLTTSLAFKVTSHPNRGLMTFVRVYSGKLQPNSTVINSRNGEKVKIGKLLIMNGDVPQEVKSLSAGNIGVITGTDEISTGDTLISHSSSKNVNKIPKKEASAKLLPISVPPPVFSVSIEPTTVADKRKLESSLGVLLKEDPSLKLDYDEESGQMILSGMGELHLDITKDRLINDMKVHADVGKVRVTYKETIICPSPEVIKRVDATDGSGFFKISLSVDSFEGSAENTDYFNGEDDSECHPLEYDNNLIVFDKYAAPDFVRKALTNEDQEWPLSINYEHLMRAIVSGVTGALQVGGKIARLPLHSVVVKIRKWSLPIEATSAAALNQCTRLAVQESLGQLAETSFTLLEPLMRISVFVNDEDLGAVTQDLMSARNAKITDIDEQDNSSTGQDMVWARDQAEKTYIPYDPTMQYIKESQTGGKKVINGEAPLKDMIGYLPKIRSLTKGRGIYDMEYERMQRATPGRVREILEQ from the coding sequence ATGTTCATCAGATCAACACCATGTTTGATTCGAAATTTCAGGGCTCTCCCTTTTGGACAGCTTAGATCCGTATCCACCACCAAGTCTTTCGATTATCAGACCGATCTGCAGAAAGTACCAATTGACAAGATACGCAATATTGGCATTATTGCACATATTGATGCTGGAAAAACAACCACCACCGAGAGGATGCTCTATTATAGTGGACTGATTTCTCGTATTGGCAATGTGGATGAAGGTGACACTGTAACCGACTATCTCACTCAAGAAAAGGATCGAGGAATTACAATTCAAAGTGCTGCTGTGACAGTTCCTTGGAACCAGCACAGAATTAACGTTATCGATACACCGGGCCACGCGGACTTTACTTTTGAGGTGATAAGGTCTCTACGAGTTTTGGACGGGAGTGTGACCATTTTAGATGCCGTTGCTGGAGTCGAAGCTCAGACTGAAAAAGTCTGGAAACAAGCTAAAGATCTCAAGATTCCATTGATTGCTTATGTGAACAAAATGGACAGAGAAGGTGCTGGATATGGAAGAACAGTCAAGGAGATTGTGGGAAGGTTAGGAACCAGATCCGTTCTTGTCAATATTCCTTACTTTATGCAGGACAAAACCACCAAGGAGATGCTTTTCAAAGGTGTAATTGATGTAATTGACAAGAAGCTTCTTGTATGGGACGAAGATCAAGATGGATTGATTGGAGATGGACGTAAGGTGACAGTGACAGATATAGATACAGCTGAGACGGCCCGTCCAGACTTGTACAAGCAGTGCAAGGATGCCAGACAATCTGTAATTGAGCAATTAGGTGATTATGACGAGTCAATAATCGATGCTTTCCTTGTAACGGAAAAATATATGAATGTCCCATCATCAATAATCAAACGTGCTCTTCGAAAGGCTACAATAGACCGATATGCCACTCCCATTCTTTGCGGATCCAGCTTTAAAAATATAGGTGTGCAACCCTTCATGGATGCCATTATAGACTATCTTCCTTCACCTATTGATGTCGATCCTCCGGATGTTATTTCTTCGACTCATCTTACCCATTCCAGAAAGAGCCGGAACAAAAAAGGGTTCAAGAACAAAACTAGTGAATCTTTACCTACATGTATGGACCCCAAGCTCGGATGTATCGTGAACAACGATAAGCATCTCACCACATCATTAGCATTTAAGGTGACTTCACATCCCAATAGGGGTCTCATGACATTTGTTCGTGTCTACAGTGGTAAATTACAGCCTAATAGTACAGTTATTAATTCAAGAAATGGCGAGAAGGTCAAGATAGGAAAGCTTCTCATTATGAATGGAGACGTTCCGCAGGAGGTGAAGTCACTCTCTGCTGGAAACATTGGAGTTATCACTGGAACTGACGAAATTAGTACAGGAGATACACTTATCTCACACTCTTCATCCAAGAACGTTAACAAAATCCCTAAAAAAGAGGCATCCGCAAAATTACTACCCATTTCTGTACCTCCACCAGTGTTTTCTGTTTCGATTGAACCTACTACAGTAGCCGATAAGAGGAAATTAGAATCTTCACTCGGGGTCCTTCTTAAAGAAGACCCCAGTTTGAAGTTGGActatgatgaagaatcagGTCAGATGATTTTGAGTGGAATGGGAGAACTTCACTTGGATATTACTAAGGACAGGCTCATCAATGACATGAAGGTTCATGCTGACGTTGGAAAAGTCAGGGTCACCTATAAAGAGACAATTATCTGTCCTTCTCCGGAAGTCATAAAGAGAGTGGATGCTACGGATGGCTCGGGATTCTTTAAAATCTCACTTAGTGttgattcttttgaaggttCTGCTGAGAATACAGACTATTTCAATGGTGAAGACGACTCTGAATGCCATCCTCTTGAGTACGACAACAATTTAATCGTGTTCGACAAATACGCTGCCCCAGACTTTGTCAGGAAAGCTTTGACTAatgaagatcaagaatGGCCTCTCTCTATCAACTATGAACATTTGATGCGAGCCATTGTTTCTGGAGTCACGGGTGCGCTACAGGTGGGGGGTAAAATAGCCAGATTACCGTTACATTCCGTGGTTGTTAAGATCAGGAAATGGTCACTTCCTATTGAAGCTACGTCAGCTGCCGCTCTTAACCAGTGTACACGACTGGCGGTGCAGGAGTCCCTTGGACAATTGGCGGAAACATCATTCACCTTGTTGGAACCGTTAATGAGAATTTCAGTATTTGTCAACGATGAAGATTTGGGAGCAGTTACTCAGGACCTGATGAGCGCCAGAAATGCCAAAATCACGGATATCGACGAACAGGACAATTCCAGCACAGGCCAGGATATGGTTTGGGCACGTGACCAGGCTGAAAAGACTTATATACCATATGATCCTACGATGCAGTACATTAAGGAAAGCCAGACTGGTGGAAAAAAAGTGATTAACGGGGAGGCGCCTTTGAAGGACATGATAGGATATCTACCGAAGATCAGATCGTTGACCAAGGGTAGAGGTATTTATGATATGGAGTACGAGCGTATGCAAAGAGCTACGCCGGGTAGAGTGAGGGAGATCTTAGAGCAGTGA